The following is a genomic window from bacterium.
TTTATTCTCCAATTTCATATTTAATAAATCTTTTAACTCTAATATTTTCACCAAGTTTTGCTATTTTAGAATCTATATATTCTTTTATTGTTATCTCTTCATCCTTAATATAAACCTGTTCAAGAAGAACGTTTTCTTTATAAAAATCGTTCAGTTTACCTTCAGTTATCTTCTCAATAATAGAAGCTGGTTTATCTTTATATTGTGCAGCAATAATCTCTTTTTCTTGCTGGATAACGTCAGCTGGAACAGATTCTCTATCGAGCCAAGATGGACTTGAAGCAGTTATTTGGAGTGAAATATTCTTAACAAGTTCCTTAAATTCTTCATTTCTTGCAACAAAATCACTTTCTGTATTAACCTCAACAAGTACTCCTATTTTTCCATTTAAGTGCACATAAGAACCAATTAAACCTTCTCTTGTTTCTCTTACTGATTTTTTCTGAGATGTAAGCATACCTTTCTTTTTAAGAATAACTACTGCTTTTTCTATATCTCCTCCTGCCTCTTCAAGAGCTTTTTTGCACTCTAAAACACTTATACTTGTTCTTTCTCTTAATTGTTTTACCAACGCAGTATCAACCTTCATTAACAGTCTCCTTTCCTGATTTTTTAACATCTTCTTCTATCTTTTCTTTTACAATCTCTTCCTTTTTTACAGGAATATTTTTATTCTCTTCTATACTTTCAATTTTTTCTGCAACATCAGCAGCGTCTGGAGTTTGCATTGCTTCAGTTTTGCCTTCTATTATAGATTCTGAAAGTTTATTTAAAATTAAAGCTATAGATTTTAAACCATCATCATTAGCGGGTATCGGATAATCTACAAGTTCAGGGTTACTATTAGTATCAACAATACCTACCAAAGTACAGTCCACTTTTTTAGCTTCTCTAATAAGATTAATCTCTTTTCTTACGTCAACCACAACTATAACATCTGGAAACTTGGTTACACTTCTTATCCCACCAAATTTCTTTATAAGGTTATCTTTTTCTTTCAAAATAATAGCAACCTCTTTTTTTGTGTAAAGAGAAAGTTTACCGCTCTTTTCAAGTTCTTCAATCTCTTCAAGTCTATCAATCCTTGTTCTTATCTGATGAAAATTTGTTAAAGTGCCGCCAATCCATCTATAATTAACATACGGCATTCCACATTTTTCAGCAGATTCTTTTATTGTTTGTTGGGCATGTCTTTTTGTACC
Proteins encoded in this region:
- the rpsB gene encoding 30S ribosomal protein S2 is translated as MEVTIKELLESGVYFGHPTRQYDPRIKKYLYGKRQGIYIIDIEKTLQKIQEAGEFLKKSAASKKTILFVGTKRHAQQTIKESAEKCGMPYVNYRWIGGTLTNFHQIRTRIDRLEEIEELEKSGKLSLYTKKEVAIILKEKDNLIKKFGGIRSVTKFPDVIVVVDVRKEINLIREAKKVDCTLVGIVDTNSNPELVDYPIPANDDGLKSIALILNKLSESIIEGKTEAMQTPDAADVAEKIESIEENKNIPVKKEEIVKEKIEEDVKKSGKETVNEG
- a CDS encoding elongation factor Ts: MKVDTALVKQLRERTSISVLECKKALEEAGGDIEKAVVILKKKGMLTSQKKSVRETREGLIGSYVHLNGKIGVLVEVNTESDFVARNEEFKELVKNISLQITASSPSWLDRESVPADVIQQEKEIIAAQYKDKPASIIEKITEGKLNDFYKENVLLEQVYIKDEEITIKEYIDSKIAKLGENIRVKRFIKYEIGE